One genomic window of Arachis stenosperma cultivar V10309 chromosome 10, arast.V10309.gnm1.PFL2, whole genome shotgun sequence includes the following:
- the LOC130957148 gene encoding uncharacterized protein LOC130957148, with protein sequence MPNACGPPPSGPTLTKHDNDRMPFQNLENQRRRPFFPLLLEIVISDNRTKFSNKCFKEFLKGLDISQKFNSVEHPQTNGQVEVANKVILKRLKKRLDEAKGPWSDEVDSVLCSYRMSPQSSVGVTHFKLTYGLEAITLVEIGEPIPQRIVGGHDETPERDL encoded by the exons ATGCCAAATGCATGTGGACCTCCACCAAGCGGCCCCACACTAACTAAACACGATAACGATAGAATGCCCTTTCAAAATCTGGAAAATCAACGTCGTAGGCCCTTTTTCCCACTGCTCCTGG AGATTGTGATCTCTGATAATAGGACCAAGTTTTCTAATAAGTGCTTCAAGGAATTCTTGAAAGGACTCGACATCTCACAGAAGTTCAATTCAGTGGAGCACCCGCAAACCAATGGCCAAGTAGAGGTGGCCAACAAAGTCATCCTGAAAAGGCTCAAGAAAAGGCTAGACGAAGCCAAAGGACCTTGGTCTGATGAGGTCGATTCCGTACTCTGTTCGTACCGAATGTCACCCCAGAGCTCAGTTGGGGTGACCCACTTCAAGCTAACATACGGCCTAGAAGCCATTACTCTTGTTGAGATTGGAGAACCCATCCCTCAGAGGATCGTCGGAGGACATGATGAAACACCAGAGCGGGATCTCTAA